Proteins encoded together in one Altererythrobacter epoxidivorans window:
- the rpsO gene encoding 30S ribosomal protein S15, with product MSVTAEKKQEIIKDNAQANNDTGSPEVQVAILTERIRNLTEHFKDHHKDNHSRRGLLMMVNKRRNLLAYLKKKDVERYNALIQKLGLRK from the coding sequence ATGTCGGTTACTGCCGAAAAGAAACAGGAAATCATCAAGGATAACGCCCAGGCCAATAACGACACGGGCAGTCCGGAAGTACAGGTCGCGATCCTCACCGAGCGCATCCGCAACCTTACCGAACACTTCAAGGATCATCACAAGGACAACCACTCGCGTCGTGGCCTGCTGATGATGGTCAACAAGCGCCGCAACCTTCTTGCATACCTCAAGAAGAAAGACGTCGAGCGCTACAACGCGCTGATCCAGAAGCTGGGTCTTCGTAAGTAA
- the hspQ gene encoding heat shock protein HspQ — translation MERSVFFSAQAGRTIEVPRHASARFGIGDVVRHRMFDFRGVVFDVDPVFANSEEWYQSIPEDIRPDRDQPYYHLLAENEEGSYVAYVSQQNLLADHGAGPVDHPHLPELFEQFDGSRYRMRRALTH, via the coding sequence ATGGAACGCTCAGTGTTCTTTTCGGCCCAGGCTGGCCGCACGATCGAAGTCCCTCGACATGCTAGCGCACGCTTCGGCATCGGTGATGTCGTCCGCCACCGCATGTTCGATTTTCGCGGCGTCGTGTTCGATGTGGACCCCGTTTTTGCCAATAGCGAGGAATGGTATCAGTCGATCCCGGAAGACATCCGTCCGGATCGCGACCAGCCCTATTACCACCTTCTGGCCGAAAACGAGGAGGGTTCCTACGTCGCATACGTGAGCCAGCAGAACCTGCTCGCCGATCATGGTGCCGGGCCTGTCGACCACCCTCACTTGCCGGAATTGTTCGAACAATTCGACGGTAGCCGCTATCGGATGCGCCGCGCGCTCACCCATTGA
- the pnp gene encoding polyribonucleotide nucleotidyltransferase yields the protein MFDTKTVSLEWGGKTLTLETGRIARQADGAVLATYGETVVLCAVTAAKSVKEGQDFFPLTVHYQEKFSSAGRIPGGFFKRERGATEKETLTSRLIDRPVRPLFPEGFYNEINVIAQVFSYDGECEPDVLAMIAASAALTISGVPFMGPIGACRVGFENGEYILNPKQTAALAEDGRLDLVVAATGDAVMMVESEAKELTEAEMLGAVAFAHDNIRPVVNAIIDLAEQAAKDPWEVASQGGNDEMKSAIKAMIGDDIAAAYKLTDKSARSDALNAARDKVKAHYASEEFDGQQRMTAIKLTKKLEAEIVRGAILKDGTRIDGRKLDQVRPIEAVVGILPRAHGSSLFTRGETQALCSTTLGTKDSEQMIDGLEGLSYERFMLHYNFPPYSVGEVGRFGAPSRRDTGHGKLAWRALHNVLPSHDDFPYTIRVLSDITESNGSSSMATICGGCLSMMDAGVPIERPVSGIAMGLILEGDDFAVLSDILGDEDHLGDMDFKVAGTEAGITTMQMDIKVAGITQEIMSKALEQAKAGRAHILGEMNKALTGSRTEVSKHAPRIETIQIDKSKIRDVIGTGGKVIREIVAETGAKVDIDDEGVIKISSSDLSQIEAAKKWIEGIVEEAEVGKIYNGKVVNIVDFGAFVNFMGGKDGLVHVSEMKNERVEKPTDVVSEGQEVKVKVLEIDNRGKVRLSMRVVDQETGEELEDTRPPREKREGGGGDRRGPRGNRDRGGRGGDRGGRRGGRDGDKGGDDGAAHVPDFLKD from the coding sequence ATGTTCGACACGAAAACCGTATCGCTGGAGTGGGGCGGAAAGACCCTCACTCTGGAAACCGGCCGCATTGCCCGTCAGGCTGACGGCGCGGTCCTCGCCACTTATGGCGAAACTGTTGTTCTTTGCGCGGTCACCGCTGCGAAGAGCGTCAAGGAAGGGCAGGACTTCTTCCCGCTGACCGTACACTACCAGGAAAAATTCTCCTCGGCCGGCCGTATCCCGGGTGGCTTCTTCAAGCGCGAACGCGGCGCGACCGAAAAGGAAACGCTGACCAGCCGCCTGATCGACCGTCCGGTTCGTCCGCTGTTCCCCGAAGGTTTCTACAACGAAATCAACGTAATCGCACAGGTCTTCAGCTATGATGGCGAGTGCGAGCCCGATGTCCTGGCGATGATCGCCGCATCGGCTGCCCTGACCATTTCGGGCGTTCCGTTCATGGGCCCGATCGGCGCTTGCCGCGTCGGTTTCGAGAATGGCGAATACATCCTCAACCCGAAGCAGACCGCCGCGCTGGCCGAAGACGGCCGTCTCGACCTCGTCGTCGCAGCTACCGGCGACGCCGTGATGATGGTGGAATCGGAAGCCAAGGAACTGACCGAAGCCGAAATGCTTGGCGCAGTTGCCTTTGCCCACGACAACATCCGTCCGGTCGTCAACGCGATCATCGATCTTGCTGAACAGGCTGCAAAGGATCCGTGGGAAGTCGCGTCGCAGGGTGGCAATGACGAGATGAAGTCGGCCATCAAGGCGATGATCGGCGACGATATCGCTGCAGCTTACAAGCTGACCGACAAGTCGGCCCGTTCGGACGCGCTCAATGCCGCCCGTGACAAGGTCAAGGCGCACTACGCTTCGGAGGAATTCGACGGCCAGCAGCGCATGACCGCGATCAAGCTGACGAAGAAGCTGGAAGCGGAAATCGTTCGCGGCGCCATCCTCAAGGACGGCACCCGCATCGACGGCCGCAAGCTCGACCAGGTTCGCCCGATCGAAGCAGTGGTCGGCATCCTGCCGCGTGCACACGGCTCCTCGCTGTTCACCCGCGGTGAAACGCAGGCGCTTTGCTCGACTACCCTTGGCACCAAGGACAGCGAGCAGATGATCGACGGTCTCGAAGGCCTGTCGTACGAACGCTTCATGCTGCACTATAACTTCCCGCCCTATTCGGTCGGCGAAGTTGGCCGTTTCGGCGCCCCGTCGCGCCGCGACACGGGCCATGGCAAGCTGGCATGGCGTGCGCTGCACAACGTGCTGCCGTCGCATGACGACTTCCCGTACACGATCCGTGTCCTGTCGGACATCACCGAGTCGAACGGTTCGAGCTCGATGGCGACGATCTGCGGTGGCTGTCTTTCGATGATGGACGCTGGCGTTCCGATCGAACGTCCGGTCTCCGGCATCGCCATGGGCCTGATCCTCGAAGGTGACGACTTTGCCGTCCTGTCGGACATCCTGGGTGACGAAGATCACCTTGGCGACATGGACTTCAAGGTTGCCGGTACCGAAGCAGGCATCACCACCATGCAGATGGACATCAAGGTTGCCGGCATCACGCAGGAAATCATGTCCAAGGCGCTCGAACAGGCGAAGGCCGGCCGTGCGCACATCCTGGGTGAGATGAACAAAGCTCTGACCGGTTCGCGCACCGAGGTTTCGAAGCATGCTCCGCGCATCGAGACGATCCAGATCGACAAGTCGAAGATCCGTGACGTCATCGGCACCGGCGGCAAGGTGATCCGCGAGATCGTCGCCGAAACCGGCGCCAAGGTCGACATCGACGATGAAGGCGTGATCAAGATCTCGTCTTCGGACCTCAGCCAGATCGAAGCCGCGAAGAAGTGGATCGAAGGCATCGTCGAAGAAGCGGAAGTCGGCAAGATCTACAACGGCAAGGTCGTCAACATCGTCGACTTCGGCGCTTTCGTGAACTTCATGGGTGGCAAGGACGGTCTCGTCCACGTCAGCGAAATGAAGAACGAGCGCGTCGAAAAGCCGACCGATGTTGTGTCCGAAGGCCAGGAAGTTAAGGTCAAGGTCCTCGAAATCGACAACCGCGGCAAGGTCCGCCTGTCGATGCGCGTCGTCGACCAGGAAACCGGTGAAGAGCTGGAAGACACCCGTCCGCCTCGCGAAAAGCGCGAAGGTGGCGGCGGTGACCGTCGTGGCCCGCGTGGCAACCGCGATCGTGGTGGCCGTGGTGGCGACCGTGGCGGTCGTCGCGGCGGACGTGACGGCGACAAGGGCGGTGACGATGGTGCCGCACACGTTCCGGACTTCCTGAAGGACTAA
- the truB gene encoding tRNA pseudouridine(55) synthase TruB, with protein MDTKKPAPHGWLILDKPRGLGSTQAVAAVKRNLRTGGYAKTKVGHGGTLDPLAEGVLPIALGEATKLAGRMLDASKIYEFTIQFGEETDTLDTEGEVTSRSDHFPPRAAVAAVLDHFTGEIEQYPPAYSAVKIDGKRAYDRARAGEEVQTKPRQVTIHSLEMPGDYEAPRELDSSFATTAGRPDPYDPAAPLELADSVTLVAHVSKGTYIRSLARDIAHALGTLGHVTYLRRVKAGPFREDQAISLDKLDEIGKGAPLQDLLLPLGAGLDDIPALQLDPDSAQAARQGRVLSGMPQSDGLYCAMLGNVPVALMELDAGTAKVVRGFNLPDVAE; from the coding sequence ATGGATACGAAGAAACCTGCGCCTCACGGCTGGCTCATCCTCGACAAGCCGCGCGGCCTCGGATCGACGCAGGCGGTGGCAGCCGTCAAACGTAACCTGCGTACCGGTGGCTATGCGAAGACGAAGGTGGGGCATGGCGGGACGCTCGACCCGCTTGCCGAAGGCGTGCTGCCGATCGCGCTGGGCGAAGCGACCAAGCTTGCCGGGCGAATGCTCGATGCCAGCAAGATCTACGAATTCACGATCCAGTTCGGTGAGGAAACCGATACGCTGGATACCGAAGGGGAGGTCACAAGCCGGTCGGACCATTTCCCCCCGCGCGCAGCGGTGGCAGCGGTACTCGACCATTTCACCGGCGAGATCGAACAGTATCCGCCGGCCTATTCGGCGGTGAAGATTGATGGGAAGCGGGCATACGACCGGGCGAGGGCGGGCGAGGAAGTGCAGACCAAGCCGCGCCAGGTCACGATCCATTCGCTCGAGATGCCGGGCGATTACGAGGCCCCTCGCGAGCTCGACTCCAGCTTTGCCACGACGGCCGGACGTCCGGACCCCTATGACCCCGCGGCTCCGCTGGAGCTGGCGGACAGCGTGACGCTGGTCGCGCATGTATCGAAAGGCACGTATATCCGCTCTCTTGCACGGGATATCGCGCATGCGCTTGGCACCTTGGGCCACGTTACCTATCTACGCCGCGTAAAGGCAGGTCCGTTCCGCGAGGATCAGGCGATTTCGCTGGACAAACTGGACGAAATCGGTAAGGGCGCGCCACTTCAAGACCTACTCCTGCCGCTCGGGGCGGGGCTGGACGACATCCCGGCCTTGCAACTCGATCCGGATAGTGCGCAGGCGGCCCGTCAGGGCCGGGTTCTTTCCGGAATGCCCCAAAGCGACGGGCTCTATTGTGCGATGCTGGGCAACGTTCCGGTGGCACTGATGGAACTCGATGCTGGGACGGCGAAGGTCGTCAGGGGCTTCAACCTTCCAGATGTCGCTGAGTAA
- a CDS encoding DUF481 domain-containing protein: MKSAFKLAAAFAMLSAPYMAHAELPEPVRAMIDAAIASGDAKKVATVIEIAKLTNPDDAEELSSIQAEFDEQQAVLAAEKAAEKKEAIRNAGLFENWHGKGELGAFRSTGNSSNTGLAAGLELKRVGIDWRHKLTGRVDYQRSNGTTTREQFFVGYEPNYRISERFFAYALAQYERDEFQGFSGRYAVSGGIGYQIIERPDVTLSAKAGPAYRVTDYVDGTSESSLAGLLGVDFDWSITDRLKLTHDTNAVAETGGAATVIVDANNTSIDLVTGLNAKISDKLSTRFSYAVEHDTNPPAGSVKTDTLSRVTVIYDF, translated from the coding sequence ATGAAATCCGCGTTCAAGCTCGCCGCCGCATTCGCAATGCTTTCGGCGCCCTACATGGCTCATGCCGAACTGCCTGAGCCCGTTCGGGCGATGATCGATGCAGCAATCGCCAGCGGCGATGCCAAGAAGGTCGCGACCGTGATCGAGATCGCGAAGCTGACCAATCCGGACGACGCGGAAGAGCTAAGCTCGATCCAGGCTGAATTCGACGAGCAGCAGGCAGTTCTGGCAGCCGAGAAGGCGGCAGAGAAGAAGGAAGCGATCCGCAATGCGGGTCTGTTCGAGAACTGGCATGGCAAGGGAGAACTCGGCGCGTTTCGATCGACCGGCAATTCGAGCAACACAGGTCTTGCGGCTGGTCTGGAACTGAAGCGCGTCGGCATCGACTGGCGGCACAAGCTCACAGGCCGCGTCGATTACCAGCGTTCGAACGGGACGACCACGCGCGAACAATTCTTCGTCGGCTACGAACCTAATTACCGCATATCAGAGCGTTTCTTCGCCTATGCGCTGGCCCAATACGAACGCGACGAATTCCAGGGATTTTCCGGACGGTATGCCGTTTCCGGCGGCATCGGTTACCAGATAATCGAGCGCCCCGACGTCACCCTGTCTGCGAAAGCCGGGCCGGCCTATCGCGTTACCGATTACGTCGACGGCACGAGCGAGAGCAGCCTCGCCGGCTTACTGGGGGTGGATTTCGACTGGAGCATTACCGACCGACTGAAGCTGACGCATGACACCAATGCCGTTGCTGAAACCGGCGGTGCGGCGACAGTGATCGTCGATGCCAACAATACCAGCATCGATCTAGTCACCGGGCTCAATGCAAAGATCAGCGACAAACTGAGCACGCGCTTCTCCTACGCAGTCGAACACGACACCAATCCTCCTGCGGGTTCGGTGAAGACCGACACGCTGAGCCGGGTGACGGTAATCTACGACTTCTAG
- a CDS encoding enoyl-CoA hydratase/isomerase family protein: MSHLELEVADGIALIRFDNPPLQVMTPQTMNELNAMLPRLQESDVRAVVFTGNAKSGYFIRHFSVEELDDNTRGENAGWDRSMDDVLWDIEHLPVPVIAAIEGSAWGGGLEFALACDIRVAKDGDWRFGLPEVSVGILPGGGGTQRLTEVVGRGKALEMMLRPTLVDAAEAFRLGIFEQLVERDSSDSALDRAMALARDIASRSPHAVRHIKHLVRSAQSPVQMDDLREESRRFADLLTTEEAKQGLSGAAANHRAERKGQ, encoded by the coding sequence ATGAGCCATCTCGAACTCGAAGTCGCAGACGGAATCGCGCTGATCCGGTTCGACAACCCACCTCTCCAGGTGATGACGCCGCAGACGATGAACGAGCTCAATGCGATGCTCCCCCGCTTGCAGGAGAGCGATGTGAGGGCCGTAGTCTTCACCGGCAATGCGAAGTCGGGATATTTCATCCGGCACTTCTCGGTCGAGGAACTCGATGACAACACGCGTGGAGAGAATGCAGGCTGGGATCGCAGCATGGATGACGTGCTGTGGGACATCGAGCACCTGCCTGTCCCGGTCATTGCTGCGATAGAGGGCTCAGCCTGGGGTGGTGGCCTGGAATTCGCGCTCGCCTGCGACATTCGGGTGGCAAAGGACGGCGACTGGCGTTTCGGCCTTCCCGAAGTTTCTGTCGGCATCCTTCCCGGTGGCGGCGGAACCCAGCGACTGACCGAGGTGGTCGGGCGCGGGAAAGCATTGGAAATGATGCTTCGGCCAACGCTGGTCGACGCGGCCGAGGCATTCAGGCTCGGGATCTTCGAACAACTGGTGGAACGTGACAGCAGCGACAGCGCACTCGACCGGGCGATGGCGCTCGCGCGCGACATTGCATCGCGCTCTCCCCACGCAGTGCGCCACATCAAGCATCTGGTCAGAAGCGCACAGTCACCGGTGCAAATGGACGACTTGAGGGAGGAGTCCCGGCGATTTGCCGACCTGCTGACGACCGAGGAGGCAAAGCAGGGGCTGTCGGGAGCAGCGGCCAATCACAGGGCGGAACGCAAAGGGCAGTAA
- a CDS encoding MFS transporter, producing MANAPMTAAPARLPIGVKMSHGIGSMANGSLLYLRSLILLFYSQVVGLDAGLVGLVMGASIIVDAMWDPAIGHFSDNLSSKLGRRHLLMFAAPVPAAILIAMFWNPPVGWSDAATLGWFAVTLLLLNLTFSFFEVPATALTPELAPGYHERTNLVAWRWVLGTLGALASTVMGLGYFLAPTEGTVGQLIRSGYGHLGIAVAIVCVIAMFINACGTRRYIGHLYQPEDRHVPMLASLHEAWATLRNGNMAVAVAAGALAGIGFGIRTVLEAYIATYIWALPAAAFMWLALASFISAPFGALIAGITGRRFGKKIACMTLFFIGTAIVNLPLLLRMLDLFLPNGSPMLLPVLVLFAFFGGLLNYGGFILVSSMIADIVEEAQERTGRRSEGLITAADQLIQKVITAIGTALGGAILTMIAFPRQAIPGQVSQVTLDALGWWFLGLASILSFASIATWKFYSIDQTAHEGRLATFGMNKVKATPL from the coding sequence ATGGCGAATGCACCAATGACGGCTGCACCAGCGCGCCTGCCGATCGGCGTAAAGATGTCGCACGGCATCGGATCCATGGCTAACGGATCGCTGCTTTACCTGCGATCGCTGATCCTGCTGTTCTATAGCCAGGTCGTGGGGCTCGATGCCGGACTCGTCGGCCTCGTGATGGGGGCATCCATCATAGTGGACGCCATGTGGGACCCGGCGATCGGACATTTCTCGGACAATCTCAGCAGCAAGCTGGGTCGCAGGCACCTGCTCATGTTCGCAGCGCCAGTCCCAGCTGCGATCCTGATAGCGATGTTCTGGAACCCGCCCGTGGGATGGAGCGATGCCGCTACGCTCGGCTGGTTCGCAGTAACCCTCTTGCTGCTGAACCTGACCTTTTCGTTCTTCGAGGTCCCGGCAACGGCACTGACCCCCGAACTCGCCCCCGGCTATCACGAACGCACCAACCTCGTCGCGTGGCGCTGGGTCCTGGGGACGCTCGGCGCACTGGCCAGCACCGTCATGGGCCTCGGCTATTTCCTGGCGCCGACGGAAGGGACGGTAGGGCAATTGATCCGGTCGGGTTACGGGCATCTGGGCATAGCGGTTGCGATTGTTTGCGTGATCGCGATGTTCATCAACGCCTGTGGCACGCGCCGCTACATCGGGCATCTTTACCAGCCGGAGGACCGGCATGTCCCGATGCTCGCCTCCCTGCACGAGGCATGGGCCACACTGCGCAATGGAAACATGGCAGTGGCAGTCGCGGCAGGGGCGCTGGCGGGAATAGGTTTCGGCATCAGGACTGTGCTCGAGGCCTATATTGCGACCTATATCTGGGCGCTTCCTGCGGCGGCCTTCATGTGGCTGGCACTGGCCAGCTTCATATCCGCTCCTTTCGGCGCGCTGATTGCCGGTATCACTGGGCGAAGGTTCGGCAAGAAAATTGCCTGCATGACCTTGTTCTTCATCGGCACGGCAATCGTGAACCTGCCGCTGCTTCTGCGCATGCTGGACCTCTTCCTGCCCAACGGTTCGCCGATGCTGTTGCCGGTGCTGGTGCTGTTCGCATTCTTTGGCGGCCTTCTGAACTATGGCGGCTTCATTCTCGTCAGCTCGATGATTGCGGACATCGTGGAAGAGGCGCAGGAACGAACAGGCCGGCGTTCGGAAGGGCTGATCACCGCTGCCGACCAGCTTATCCAGAAGGTTATCACGGCAATCGGCACCGCGCTGGGCGGCGCGATCCTAACGATGATCGCATTCCCGAGACAGGCGATCCCGGGACAGGTATCCCAAGTGACGCTGGATGCCCTCGGCTGGTGGTTTCTCGGCCTCGCCTCGATCCTTAGCTTCGCGTCGATCGCAACGTGGAAGTTCTATTCGATCGACCAGACTGCACACGAAGGGCGGCTCGCCACCTTCGGAATGAACAAGGTGAAAGCGACACCCCTATGA
- the glpD gene encoding glycerol-3-phosphate dehydrogenase, with amino-acid sequence MSADYDLLIIGGGINGAGIARDAAGRGAKVLLVEKDDLASHTSSASTKLVHGGLRYLEHFEFRLVRESLIERERLLKIAPHIIWPLRFVLPHDKGLRPKWMLRLGLFLYDNLGGRKLLPPTRTVDLRQLPHAEILEDRLIKGFEYSDCWVEDARLVVLNAMDARERGAEIRTRTECTGLLRGDTHWTAMLHGEQGDARVTARIVINAAGPWVDGVLDNAIPGIKHQNLRLVKGSHLVFPKLYEGRHAYIFQNKDNRIVFAIPYEHDFTLVGTTDALFTGDPDKVEISSEEARYICDAINEYLSVDVTPEQAIWSYSGVRPLYEDNSGNNSTVTRDYVFELDDKDGAPPILSIFGGKITTYRKLAEHALEKIGGFEDRSWTADACLPGGDIDPARFDSFFAEKMAQYPWFDPEGVRRLLRAYGTRIDRIIGSAADAGDLGQHFGATLYEAELQYLVEEEFAASAEDVLWRRSKLGLHIDAEGQERVADWFSART; translated from the coding sequence ATGAGCGCAGATTACGACCTTCTCATCATCGGTGGCGGTATCAATGGCGCAGGGATCGCGCGCGATGCAGCGGGCCGCGGGGCGAAGGTATTGCTGGTCGAGAAGGACGACCTTGCCAGCCACACCTCGAGCGCATCGACGAAGCTGGTTCATGGCGGACTGCGCTACCTCGAACATTTCGAATTTCGCCTGGTGCGCGAAAGCCTGATCGAACGCGAGCGACTGCTGAAGATCGCGCCGCACATTATCTGGCCGCTGCGCTTCGTGCTGCCGCATGACAAGGGGTTGCGGCCCAAGTGGATGCTACGACTTGGCCTGTTTCTCTATGACAATTTGGGCGGCCGAAAGCTGTTGCCGCCGACAAGGACGGTCGATCTGCGCCAGTTGCCGCATGCCGAAATACTCGAGGACCGTCTGATCAAGGGGTTCGAATATTCGGATTGCTGGGTCGAAGACGCGCGACTGGTGGTCTTGAACGCGATGGATGCGCGCGAACGTGGCGCGGAAATCCGTACCCGCACCGAGTGCACCGGCCTGTTGCGCGGCGACACGCATTGGACAGCAATGCTGCATGGCGAGCAGGGCGATGCGCGGGTTACCGCCAGGATCGTGATCAATGCCGCAGGCCCGTGGGTCGACGGCGTTCTCGACAATGCGATCCCGGGGATTAAGCACCAGAACCTGCGACTGGTGAAAGGAAGCCATCTGGTCTTCCCCAAGCTCTACGAAGGGCGTCACGCCTATATCTTCCAGAACAAGGACAACCGCATCGTCTTCGCGATCCCATACGAACACGACTTCACGCTGGTCGGCACCACGGATGCCCTGTTCACCGGCGATCCGGACAAGGTGGAGATTTCGAGCGAGGAAGCCCGCTACATCTGCGATGCAATCAACGAATACCTCAGCGTCGACGTCACGCCTGAACAGGCAATCTGGAGTTATTCAGGCGTCCGTCCGCTGTACGAGGACAATTCCGGCAACAACTCGACCGTGACACGCGACTATGTCTTCGAACTCGACGACAAGGACGGCGCGCCTCCGATCCTGTCGATATTCGGCGGAAAGATCACGACCTATCGCAAGCTGGCAGAACACGCGCTGGAAAAGATCGGCGGCTTTGAAGACAGGTCATGGACCGCGGATGCCTGCCTGCCGGGCGGCGACATCGATCCGGCGCGGTTCGATAGCTTCTTTGCCGAAAAGATGGCGCAGTATCCGTGGTTCGACCCTGAGGGCGTGCGCAGGTTGTTGCGGGCATATGGCACGCGGATCGATCGCATCATTGGATCAGCGGCAGATGCTGGAGATCTCGGCCAGCATTTCGGTGCAACGCTCTACGAAGCAGAGCTTCAATACCTCGTGGAAGAAGAGTTTGCTGCCAGCGCCGAAGATGTCCTGTGGCGCCGCAGCAAGCTGGGCCTGCACATCGATGCCGAAGGTCAGGAACGCGTTGCCGACTGGTTCAGCGCCAGGACCTAA
- a CDS encoding ABC transporter permease: protein MADQAPVSPNTEMGIADTSLAIDNAGEGTRFPPRGQPIITGINRIGLWSLYIKEVRRFLKVHTQTIWGPAVTTLLFLIIFTVALGRGGREVLGAPFATFVAPGLIVMGMMQNAFANSSFSLLSGKIQGTIIDLLMPPLSEGELMTGIIAAAVTRAILVGGTVALAMVLWPSIHLGVEHWWAVIWFGLMGAVMLSILGLATSIWAEKFDHNAAITNFVIAPLSLLSGTFYTIENLHGVFQAVSRANPFFYVISGFRYGFLGQSDMGDAAHVAMAGLGLLVLNLVMGIVTYRVLKSGWKLKD, encoded by the coding sequence ATGGCCGATCAAGCACCTGTCAGCCCGAACACCGAAATGGGCATTGCGGACACATCCCTCGCTATCGACAATGCCGGGGAGGGAACCCGGTTTCCGCCGCGGGGGCAGCCGATCATCACCGGCATCAACCGCATCGGATTGTGGAGCCTCTATATTAAGGAGGTTCGCCGATTTCTCAAGGTGCACACGCAGACAATTTGGGGCCCTGCGGTCACGACGCTGCTGTTCTTGATCATCTTCACGGTCGCGTTGGGACGCGGGGGACGCGAAGTCCTGGGCGCCCCCTTCGCAACCTTCGTCGCGCCAGGCCTGATCGTGATGGGCATGATGCAGAACGCCTTCGCCAATTCCAGCTTCTCGCTGCTGTCCGGCAAGATCCAGGGGACGATCATCGACCTGTTGATGCCGCCCCTGTCGGAAGGCGAACTGATGACAGGTATCATCGCCGCAGCCGTGACGCGCGCCATTCTGGTCGGCGGCACCGTGGCTCTCGCGATGGTCCTCTGGCCGAGCATCCATCTTGGCGTCGAACATTGGTGGGCGGTTATCTGGTTCGGCCTGATGGGGGCAGTGATGCTTTCGATACTCGGCCTTGCGACTTCTATCTGGGCAGAGAAATTCGATCACAACGCAGCGATCACGAACTTTGTGATTGCACCGCTCAGCCTGCTTTCTGGCACTTTCTACACCATCGAGAACCTTCATGGTGTTTTCCAGGCAGTCAGCCGCGCCAACCCGTTCTTCTATGTCATTTCGGGCTTCCGCTATGGTTTCCTGGGCCAAAGCGACATGGGTGATGCTGCGCATGTCGCCATGGCAGGGCTTGGGCTGTTGGTGCTGAACCTCGTGATGGGGATCGTGACCTACCGCGTGCTGAAATCGGGCTGGAAGCTCAAGGATTAG
- a CDS encoding DUF1993 domain-containing protein yields MPMSLHAAYVPSALQMLGTARHLVDTAENWCGENAVSEADVIASCIHSDMLPFSYQVKCVAEHTMGSVEGVRKGSYSPDLNPPPASFDGLREKLAAATEFMGALTEEEFEGFIGQPMRFEFKGSGLDFKAEDFLLSFSQPNFYFHCATAYDILRMKGVPVGKRDFMGRIRISS; encoded by the coding sequence ATGCCGATGTCCCTTCACGCCGCCTATGTTCCCAGCGCCCTGCAGATGCTCGGCACCGCACGCCATCTTGTCGACACCGCCGAAAACTGGTGCGGCGAGAATGCCGTTTCGGAAGCCGACGTGATCGCATCGTGCATTCATTCGGACATGCTTCCGTTCAGCTACCAGGTGAAGTGCGTTGCCGAACACACGATGGGTTCGGTCGAGGGTGTTCGCAAGGGTTCGTACAGCCCCGATCTCAACCCGCCCCCGGCAAGTTTCGATGGCCTGCGTGAAAAGCTCGCAGCAGCGACGGAATTCATGGGAGCGCTGACCGAGGAAGAATTCGAGGGTTTTATCGGCCAGCCGATGCGCTTCGAATTCAAGGGCAGCGGCTTGGACTTCAAGGCCGAGGATTTCCTGCTTAGCTTCAGCCAGCCGAATTTCTATTTCCACTGCGCTACCGCTTACGACATCCTGCGGATGAAAGGCGTGCCCGTCGGCAAACGCGACTTCATGGGCCGTATCCGCATTTCCAGTTGA
- a CDS encoding GcrA family cell cycle regulator: MSWTDERIATLKKMWEGGATASQIADELGGVSRNAVIGKAHRLGLKARPSPVKANDKKAAAKKPAVKAAPKKPAVKAAPKPAEKPIAKPAPKAEEPRAATAASSSVPSQPVPNPTPDLPKIVSVGPGGFLRQGPGDQQAPIPPAPPRRLVPAKPSPEIADKTSLLDLSDKVCRWPMGHPGEPDFHFCGEAVNPGFPYCVEHCGRAYQAQLPRGARRPPPPLPFGGPRVR, from the coding sequence ATGAGTTGGACCGACGAACGGATCGCAACACTCAAGAAGATGTGGGAAGGCGGCGCGACCGCCAGCCAGATCGCCGACGAGCTTGGCGGCGTGAGCCGCAATGCCGTGATCGGCAAGGCGCACCGCCTTGGCCTCAAGGCGCGCCCTTCCCCGGTGAAAGCGAATGACAAGAAGGCTGCGGCCAAGAAGCCGGCAGTCAAGGCGGCTCCGAAGAAACCTGCAGTAAAGGCCGCGCCCAAGCCGGCCGAGAAGCCTATCGCGAAGCCTGCACCCAAGGCTGAAGAGCCGCGTGCAGCTACCGCTGCGAGCAGTTCGGTGCCTTCGCAGCCGGTGCCCAATCCGACGCCCGATCTGCCCAAGATCGTTTCGGTCGGCCCCGGAGGCTTCCTGCGTCAGGGCCCCGGCGACCAGCAGGCACCGATTCCGCCAGCGCCGCCTCGCCGCCTTGTCCCGGCGAAGCCGAGCCCGGAGATTGCCGACAAGACGAGCCTGCTCGACCTGTCGGACAAGGTATGCCGCTGGCCGATGGGCCATCCGGGCGAACCCGATTTCCATTTCTGCGGCGAAGCCGTGAACCCCGGCTTCCCCTATTGCGTCGAACATTGCGGCCGCGCCTATCAGGCACAGCTGCCGCGTGGTGCGCGCCGTCCCCCTCCGCCGCTGCCGTTCGGCGGGCCGCGCGTCCGTTAA